In the Alistipes provencensis genome, GTGCGGTCGGCGCGCTTGGCAACGACGAGCTTACCCTTCTCGCGGATAATGTCCTGAGCACGCGCAAAGTCGCCTTCAGCCTCGATGAGTGCACTTTTGCAATCCATCATACCGGCACCGGTCATCTTGCGGAGCTTCATTACATCTGCAGCTTTGATTTCCATAATCTTTTCCTTTCTCTTACGGTTCGTAATACAATTATTCTGCCTTTTCCTCGGCAACGGCCTCTGCGACCTCGGCAACAGCCTCGGCTGCTTCAACTGCTTCGGCGGGAGCGGCAGCAGGCTCCTCATACGGAGTCTCGACAGCGGCAACTACCTCTGCCACGGCAGCCTCCTCTGCATCGATCGAAGCCTTCACGGATTTCTTGATGCGGGGCTTGCCCTCCTTCTTAACTACAGCACCCTCGGCGTCAGCCTCCTGTGCTTCCTTCTCCTTCTCGAGTTTGCGCTCCTCGGAGCCCTCGGCGATAGCGGCGCACATGGCTTCGAGGACCACGGCGATCGACTTCGTAGCATCGTCATTTGCAGGGATAACGTAATCAATGTCGGTCGGATCACAACAAGTGTCTACCATTGCAAATACGGGGATGCTGAGGCGCTTGGCCTCCTTCACGGCGTTGGATTCCTTCTGTACGTCAACGACGAACAGAGCGGCCGGAAGACGCGTCAGGTCGGCGATCGAGCCGAGGTTCTTCTCCAGCTTCGCGCGCTGGCGGGCGATCTGGAGTTTCTCGCGCTTGGAGAAATTATCGAACGTGCCGTCGGTGGTCATCTTGTCGATGGTGGCCATTTTCTTGACGGCTTTACGTATGGTGGGGAAGTTTGTCAGCATGCCGCCTGCCCAACGCTCGGTGACGTAAGGCATACCTACGGCTGCCACCTTTTCGGCAACAACGTCCTTGGCTTGTTTTTTGGTGGCTACGAACAGCACGCGGCGACCGCTCTTGGCGATCTGCTTGATGGCTGCAGCAGCCTCATCGATCTTCAGCACGGTCTTGTGCAGGTCGATGATATGGATGCCGTTCTTCTCCATGAAGATGTAAGGAGCCATTTTAGGGTTCCATTTGCGCTTCAGGTGACCGAAGTGCGCACCGGCTTCCAGTAATGTATTAAAATCTGTACGTGACATTTTAATTCAATTCGTTGGTTTAATTTTAATTCTCTTTTCATCAACTCAGGCGGGTAGCGGCCTTGCCGGTCCCCTGAGTTTTCCGCGGCGCGGCAACCTTGAGGTAGTACCGTAATATATATAGGTAATCCGAAAGGTTTGGAAACCGTCGCCGTGCGTTGCCGAAATTCCGGTCGTGCGTATTAACGCTTGCTGAACTGGAACTTGCGACGTGCTCCGGGCTGACCGGGCTTCTTACGCTCAACCTCGCGGGGATCACGCGTGAGGAATCCGGCCTTCTTCAGTACCGGACGCATCTCGGCGTCGATCTCGCACAGTGCGCGTGCGATGCCCAGACGAGCGGCCGAAGCCTGTCCCGTGATACCACCGCCATCGAGGTTGATGACGATGTCGTAATTCTCCACGGTGTTGGTAGCCAGCAGGGGCTGCTTCACCTGATACTGGAGAATTTCGAGCGGGAAGTAAACTTCAAGCGCTTTGCGGTTGATTGTAATCTGACCCTTGCCCGGCTTCACATATACGCGAGCCACAGCGGCCTTGCGACGACCTACGGTGTTTACAACTTCCATAACTCTTACTTAATCTCGTTTAATTTAATGGTCTTCGGGTTCTGTGCGGCGTGGGGATGCTCCTCGCCGGCATACACCTTCAGGTTCGTGAGCAGCTTTTCGCCCAGACGGGTCTTGGGCAGCATGCCTTTGACGGCCTTCTCGATGATGAAGGTCGGTTTCTTGGCCAGATAGTCGGCGGGCGTGGCGAAACGCTGGCCGCCGGGATACCCGGTGTGACGCGTGTAGACCTTGTCGGTCATTTTGTTGCCCGTGAGCTTCACCTTCTCCGCGTTGATGACGATGACGTAGTCACCGCAGTCGACGTGGGGTGTGTAGCTGGGCTTGTTCTTGCCTCGGAGGATCTTCGCGATCTGCGATGCAAGACGTCCCAATACCTCGTTCGTAGCGTCGATGACGACCCACTCCTTGGTCACCGTCGATGCATTGGCCGAGATAGTCTTGTAGCTTAATGAATCCACTTTCGTTTACGTTTAATTTAACTTATTGTAATCCGTTTCCCGCACTTTGCGGGTGCGCAAAGGTACGAAAAAGATTTCGAACTGCAAAACCAAATGAAAATCAAAATCGTAAACAACGCAAAAAAAGCCGCAACCGCCCCGTATTCAGGGAAGTTGCGGCTTTCATCAATGTCCGGAAACGCTGTCAGGGCCGGGTCGTATAGCTGCCCGACGAGGGACCGAATTCCGGTTTCTGCCCCGCCGCCGGCTTTTCCGGGACCCGGAAATCGACCGGAAGCGTATATTTCACCCGCACGGGCACGTCGTTCTTGCTGCCGGGGGTCCATTTGGGCGACCCGGCCAGCGCCCGCACCACCTCCCGCGAGAGGATCGGGTCGGGCGACCGGATGATCCGCACCGACGAGACCGTGCCGTCGCTCTCGACAACGAACGAAACCAGCACACGGCCCTGAATGCCCGCTTCGAGAGCCTCGCGCGGAAATTTCACCGCCTGCGTCACCCATCTGCGGAATTCCGCAAGGCCGCCGTTCTCGAATCGGGGCATCGCGTCGAGCGAATCGGGGCTCTCCCCGAAATCTTCCTCGCGCCCGAAAGCGAGTATCTGCGAAATCCGGAAGCGGACCTTCTCGCCGCCCGCCACGGCGGGCGTCCACAGCGGAGATTTGTCGACGGCCAGACGGACCAGTTTGGCAAATCCCGACTGCTCCTCGGGGGCGCTCACTTTGATGCCGCTCATCGTGCCGTCGCGCTCGATGATGAACCGCACGTTGACCCGCACCCGGGGCACGGCGGCGCCGGGGTCCAGCAGGCTGTCCACCTGCCGGAACACCCACTCCCGGAAGACTCCGGGCGAGCCGCCGCAGAACCGCGGCAGGCTGTCGGCGCTGGTATAGGCCGTATTGTCTTCGGAATAAAGTCCGTTCGGGCCGCGCAGCAACAGCAGGTCGAAACGCAGCCGGAAATCGGTGCTGCGCTTCTGTCCGTCGGTACCCGCGGGGGTCCACAAAGGCGACGAAGCGATCGTCCGCTGAATCCGGTAGGCGAAATCGGGATCGCTGAAGCGGGTGGTTTCCACCTCGCGCACCTTGCCTTTGCCGTTCACGGAGAACGACACCTCGACCCATCCCTCGTCCCCGCTAAGGAACGTCTTGTCGGGAAACTCCACGTTGCGGAGCACCCAATGCTTAAAGTCGATCAATCCGCCGCCCTGAAATTTCGGCAGCGACGCCCCGACAGGGGATTTCGCCCCCGGCAACTGGAGATTGAAATCGATCGGAATGGAGAGTTTCACCCGCACGGGACGTCCGTCCAACTGCCCGGGAGCCCAGCGGGGCGACCGGCGCACGACGAACAGCGCCGCCTCGGAGAGCGTCGGATCGGGCGACGTCAGCACCTCGGCGTTCGAAACCCGGCCGTCCGCTTCGACGACGAAACTCACCACCACATGCCCTTCGATACCGTAGATGACCGCCTCGCGGGGATAGCGCAAATGCTCCTGCACCCAGCGGCAGAACTCGAGCGTCCCGCCCCCGTTGAACGAAGGCATCGGGTCGGCCAGCAGGTAGGGTTCGGCCGTCAGGGTGTCGATCAGCGGCGGGCCTTCCGCAATTTCAACCGAACGTTCGGCGGCGGCAGCCGTATGGAGCGCCGCAAAAGCCGCTATCAGCAGGATCAACCGTTTCATCGCAAAAGAGGTTTAGTGATGGAGTCGTGTAAATATAGCAAAAAAAGCCGCCGTCAGCAATTCACGGCGCAAAAAATTGGGCCCCGGAAAATTCCGGAGCCCGAATCGTCAGAACTGCGTGATCTGGGACCCGCCCATCCGGGAGGGGTTGGCCGGGCGTCCGTCGCCGCGGTACTCACGGCCGGCCGGAATCCGGAAATCGACGGGAATCGTGTATTTGACCCTTACGGTCTTGCCTTTCTGCTGTCCCGGCGTCCATTTGGGTGAACGTCCGAGCACTCTGAGCACCTCCCGCGAGAACTCCGCTTCGGGAGATTGCAGGATTTTCACGTCCGACAACGATCCGTCCCGGTTGATGATGAAAGTCGCCACGACACGCCCTTCGATACCCTGTTTATACATATCGGCGGGATATTTCACATTGAGTTTCACCCAGTCGCGGAACGTATTGAAATCGCCGCCCCGGAACGTCGGCATCTGTTCCACGATCAGAAAAGCATCATCCTCATCTTTAGGCGAATCGGCCTTCGCCCGTTCGGCCGCCTTGCCGAAAAGCAGTTGCACCCAAGCCTGAATACGGACCTTTTCGCCCTGCATAACGGCAGGGGTCCAACGGGGAACCGAATCGAGTGCCTTTCCGATCCGTTCGACCAGCCATGCCGGAACCCGGTCATCTACCGACAAGTTGGTTATCGAACCGTCTTTCTCGATCACAAGGCGCAGGGACGCGCGTACATCGATCAGCTCACCGTCAGGGTCCCGGTCGCCGACCCGTTCAGCAATCCATTCCCTGAATTTCACCGGACCGCCCCCTTCGAACGTCGGCATCGTGTCGGCTTTTCTGTAAGGAAAATGGTCTTCGGCATACAACTTTCCGTCCGTCCCGCGGCGAAGCACGATCTCCATCTGCAACCGCTCCCTGACATCGGGAGCTCCGCCTTTCCGGGCAGTCCATCCGGTCGATTCGCGCACGATGCGGAGCACCTCCCCGTCCAACGAATCGTCTCCGGAGGATTTTTCCACCTCCACATCCTTCACTTTGCCGTTTTTCGCCACCCGGAATGCCAGAGTAAGCCGAAAAATATCTCCTTCCTGATACCAGTCCCCGGAAAAAGTCAGATTATTCCGCACATACCGGCTGAAGGTGAACATATCCCCGCCCTGAAAAGAAACGGGCTCCCCCGAAAGGGTCTGTCTGCCATCTGTCCGGGATGAGGCTGTAACGGATATGGCCGCGGTCACGGCCAACAGGAAAAGAAGAATTCGGTTCATAAGACAAGTAAGGTTTAGACTTTTTAAAAATACGAATTTTTCCCTGTGAAACAAAAAAAGCCGGAAACAAATCCGGCTTTTTACAAAAATCAGGTTCGGTTATCCGAGGAACGAGAGCAGAATACCCGCGGCAACTGCCGAGCCTACCACGCCGGCCACATTGGGACCCATGGCGTGCATCAGCAGGAAGTTCGACGGATCGGCCTTCTGACCCTCGGTCTGCGACACGCGGGCGGCCATCGGCACGGCCGAAACGCCTGCCGAACCGATCAGCGGGTTGATCTTGTTCCCCTCCTTCGAGAAGAAGTTCATCACCTTGGCCAGCAGCACACCGCCGGCAGTACCCATGCCGAAAGCGATCACGCCCAGCAGGAGGATAAAGAGCGTCCGGGGATTGAGGAACGCCTCGGCCGTAGCCGTAGCGCCCACCGTGAGGCCGAGGAAGATCACGACGATGTTCATCAGCTCGTTCTGCACGGTCTTCGACAGACGGTCCACCACGCCGCACTCCTTCATCAGGTTGCCCAGCATCAGACAGCCCACCAGCGGCGTGGCCGACGGCAGCAGCAGGGCGATGATGACAGTGATAATCAGCGGGAAGAGAATCTTCTCGGTCTTCGACACCGGACGCAACTGGCGCATCTTGATCTTGCGCTCCTTCTCGGTGGTCAGCGCACGCATGATGGGCGGCTGGATCACCGGCACGAGGGCCATGTAGGAATAGGCGGCCACGGCGATCGGGCCCAGCAACTCGGGCGCGAGGATCGCGGTGAGATAGATCGACGTAGGACCGTCGGCGCCGCCGATGATACCGATCGAACCGGCCTCCGAGGGCGAGAATCCCAGCGCATAGGCGCCGATGAACGTGAGGAAGATACCGATCTGCGCCGCAGCTCCCAGCAGGAAGCTCTTGGGATTGGCGATCAGCGGACCGAAATCGGTCATGGCGCCCACGCCTACGAAGATAAGGCAGGGGTATACGCCGAGCTTCACGCCCAGATAGAGGTAGTCCAGCAGTCCGGCCTGCGCCACGAAGATATCCCAGTGGACATGCCCCCCGGCGAAGAGCTCGGTGTGGTAGAGATTGGCTCCGGGAAGGTTCGTCAGCAGCATGCCGAACGCGATGGTCAGCAGCAGCAGCGGCTCGAACTTATGCTTGATGGCCAGATAGAGCAGGAAGAAGGCCACGCAGATCATGACCAGACTGCCCCACCCCATGTTGGCGAAGAGGCCGGCGACGCCGGTCGACTCGACAAAGGTTTCCAGACTTTCCAGCACGAAATTGGAGCCGGAAGTCAATGCACTCCACATAAGCCTACTCGATTACGATTAAAACGTCACCTTCCATTACCGTAGCGCCCTGCTGCACGAGGACCTGCTTGACAACGCCGCCGCGGTCCGCGTCGATGTTGTTCTCCATCTTCATGGCCTCGAGCACGACGAGCGTCTGTCCCGCAGCGATCGTATCGCCGGCAGCGACCTTCACGCTCAGCACGGTGCCCGGGAGGGGGCATTTCACGCTGTAGCCCGAAGAAGGGGCGGCAGCGGCGATGCGCGGCGAAGGCGTCGCCGAGCTGGGGGTGATCATGGCGCTGTTGGCCGACTTGGGAGCCGGAGCGACCTGCGGACGGGACACCGAGGTGGTTTTAGCCCCTTCGATCTCGACTTCGTAATCCACGCCGTTCACCACGACATGAGCCACCGTCGAGGTCTCGTTTACGTTGTCGATCTGGACGTTATAATTATGTCCGTTGATTTTCAGTGAGTAATCTTTCATTTTCTTGTTTAGGTTATTTCCGGTCGGGAAGCTGGGTTAAACCGTGAATTTTCGAATTCCAGGGCGAATAGGCCCGCTTGATGTTGAGAATGGTCAGCACTTCGGATTCGCGGTCGTGCAGGGCGCCCTTGTAGATCTTGAGCGCCGTAGCGATCGCGGCGATCTCCTCGGGGCTGATCATCGGCTGGGCGTCGACCTTCTTGCCGGTCTCGGGACGCACCCGGAAGCAGGCACCGAAACCCTTCATGATGAAGATCAGCGCCACCAGCAGGACGAACACCAGACTGAATCCGATCAGCGACACCCAGAGTATCTCCGACCATCCCCAGTTCATTGCTTGCAGTATCATAAGCTATCGGTCTTTACAGGGGAATGTTCGAATGTTTCTTGGCCGGGTTTTGCAGACGCTTGGTAGCCAGCGACTGCAGGGCGCGGATCACGCGGAAACGCGTGTTGCGCGGCTCGATCACGTCGTCGATGTAACCGTAGCGGGCGGCGTTGTAGGGGTTGGAGAACTTGTCGTTGTACTCCTTCTCCTTCTCGGCCACGAACTTGGCTTTCTCCTCGGGATCGGTGATCGCGGCGACCTCCTTGCCGTAGAGCACCTCGACGGCGCCGCTGGCGCCCATCACGGCGATCTCGGCCGTCGGCCATGCGTAGTTGATATCGCCGCGGATATGCTTCGACGACATCACGATATAGGCGCCTCCGTAAGCCTTGCGCAGCGTCACCGTAACCTTCGGCACCGTAGCCTCGCAGTAGGCGAACAGCAGCTTGGCGCCGTGGGTGATCACACCGCCGTACTCCTGCGTCGTGCCCGGCAGGAAGCCCGGAACGTCCACCAAGGTGACGATCGCAATGTTGAAGGCGTCGCAGAAACGGATGAAACGCGCGGCCTTGCGGCTGGCGTTGATGTCCAGCACACCGGCCATGTACTTGGGCTGGTTGGCGATGATGCCCACCGACTGTCCGTTGAAGCGGGCGAAGCAGGTGATGATGTTCTTGGCATAACCGGCAGCCGACTCGAGGTACTCGCCGTTGTCGACGATGGCCTTGATGACCTCGGCCATGTCGTAGGGCTTGTTGGCGCTGTCGGGGATGATGTCGTTGAGCGAATCCTCCAGACGGGTGATCTTGTCCGTGCAGACGGCCAGCGGAGCATCCTCCATGTTGTTCTGCGGCATGTAGGAAATCAGCTTCTTGATCAGCTCGATACCCTCCTCCTCGGTGTCGACGGCGAACTGCGCCACGCCCGACTTGGTGGTGTGCATCGTGGCGCCGCCCAACTGCTCCTGCGTCACGTCCTCGCCCGTCACGGTCTTCACGACCTTCGGACCCGTGAGGAACATGTTCGAGGTCTCCTTCTTCATGATGATGAAGTCAGTCAGCGCGGGCGAATAGACCGCCCCTCCGGCGCAGGGGCCGAAGATGGCCGAAATCTGCGGGATGACACCCGACGACATCACGTTGCGCTGGAAAATGTTGGCATAACCGGCCAGCGCGTTGACGCCCTCCTGAATGCGTGCGCCGCCCGAATCGTTCATGCCGATGCAGGGTGCGCCGTTGCGCATGGCCATATCCATGACCTTGCAGATCTTGTCGGACATCGACAGCGACAGCGAACCGGCCGTCACGGTGAAATCCTGTGCGAAGACGTAGACCAGACGTCCGTCGATCGTTCCGTACCCCGTCACCACGCCGTCGCCGAAGGTGTGCTTCTTCTCCATGCCGAAATCGTAGCAGCGGTGGGTCACAAACATATCGAACTCCTCGAACGATCCTTCGTCGAGGAGCATCTGAATACGTTCGCGGGCCGTGTACTTGCCCTTGTCGTGCTGTTTGTCGATCGCCTTCTGGCCGCCGCCCATGCGGGCCGTTTCGCGGTTCTCGATCAGTTGGTTGATCTTATCCTGAATTTGGCTCATATCTCTTATTTGTTTTTGTTTTCGCAAAGCTCCGTCAAAATGCCCTGAGTCGATTTGGGGTGCAGGAAAGCGATGGTCATGCCCTCGGCTCCCTTGCGCGGGGTCTTGTCGATCAGGCGGATGCCCTTGGCCTCGGCGTCGGCAAGCTGCTCCTCGATGTTCTCACAGGCCAGAGCCATGTGATGGATGCCTACGCCGCGGTTCTCGATGTACTTGGCGATCGTCGACTCCTCCGAAGTGGGCTCCAGCAGTTCGATCTTGGTCTGCCCCAGCATGAAGAACGCCGTGCGGACCTTCTGGTCGGCAACCTCTTCGATGGCGTAGCACTTAAGGCCCAACACGTTTTCCCAGTAGGGAATTGCTTCATCGAGACTCTTCACGGCGATGCCAAGATGCTCGATATGAGAAACTTTCATAGCAACAATTAAATTTAAGTTAGTAAATATTTATGTGTACTTTCGGTCGTTGTTATTTTGCGAACACAAAGATAGACGAATCTTTCAGAACCGCCAAAATTCGGCGGACTTTTTTTGGCAATAACTTTAGGTTCGAAATTCGCCCGATGTGTCCGAAAAGGCGGTTCGCCCCGGCGGAGCCTCCGGCGGCTTGCGGTTCGAAAGCCGGAGTTACAGGGATGTGTAAATATCCATCAGCCGCTGGGCCACGGCGTATTCGGAGAAAAGCTCCGCACGGCGGCGTTCGCGCCGGCGCATCGCCTGCCGCCACGACTCGTCGCAGAGGGCGTTCTCCAAGGCGGCGACGACCTCGCCCGGCGCCTCGGGATCGACATAGACGGCGGCATCCCCGGCGGCCTCGCGGTTGAGCCGCGTGTCGCTCAGCATCATCGGAAGCCCCGCACGCAGCGCCTCGACCACCGGCACGATCGACGCCTCGGCCCGGGCATCGGGCAGGTAGGCGAAGACCCGCGCCAGCCGGAACAGCGCCGGAAGGTCCGCGGGCGTCAGTTCATAGATGAAATCCACCCGCGTCGCCAAGTGCCGTTTGCGGGCATAGTTCAGCAGGAAATCCGAATAGACCGTGCGGCGGCCGCAGATGACCACCCCGGCCGTGGATTCCGTGGCCGGCAGCGCATCCAGCACAGCCTCGTGGTTGTGGTGCGGTTCGACCGTCCCGAGCATCAGTATAAACGACTCAGGCAGACCATACTTGCGCCGCGTGTGTTCAAGTTCCGCTTGAACCGGCGGTTCCTGCGGCACGCGGGCCGCGAGCGGCATCATGACCTCGATCTTCGAAGGGTCGATGCTCAGCCGCTCCGACAGTTCCTCGCGGGCCGGAGTGCTGACCGTGATGACCCGCTGCGCCTGCCGCAGGGCCCGGCGGTAGAGGCGCAGGGCGATAATCCGCTCGGAGAGGGTGTAGAGGTGCGGGTAGCGCAGGAAGTTGAGGTTGGGGACGGTCATCACCGCCGGGACGCGCCCCAGATGAACGGAGAGCGGCAGCGAGGAGCTGAAGCCGTGGTAGAGGTCGACACGCCCACGATGCTTTGCGTCAACGACATATTCGTGCTCCGGAGCGTAATGCGCCAGCACCTTGGCAAGGTGTTGGAAGTAACTGCCCCGGGACGAAACCGGGGCCGTATCGAGTCCTATTTTCATAACTTGTTCCTGAAAAATTGTTCCATATGGTAAATAATTGCTATCTTTATCGAATAAAACAAGGCTCTCTTATGAAGAAAGTGCTTCTCATCCTGTCGTTTGCGACGGTATCGGCTTTCGGCGGCGCCGCGGCCCAGAACGTCGTGCTCGGCGATCGCGTTCCCGAGCTCAAGGCCCAGAAATGGCTCGACGACCGTCAGCCCGCAGCCGCTCCGGCGACCTACATCGAGTTTTTCCACTCCTCGAATCCCGCCTGCGTCACCTCGCTCGACAAGCTGAAGAAAATGACGGGCAAATTAGGGACCAAACTGCGTGTGATCGTCGTCACGAAAGAAGATACCGCGAAAATCGCCTCCCTGCTCCGGCCCTACCTCTCGCGGCAGATCTCCGTGGTGCTCGGCG is a window encoding:
- the rpsB gene encoding 30S ribosomal protein S2, with the translated sequence MSRTDFNTLLEAGAHFGHLKRKWNPKMAPYIFMEKNGIHIIDLHKTVLKIDEAAAAIKQIAKSGRRVLFVATKKQAKDVVAEKVAAVGMPYVTERWAGGMLTNFPTIRKAVKKMATIDKMTTDGTFDNFSKREKLQIARQRAKLEKNLGSIADLTRLPAALFVVDVQKESNAVKEAKRLSIPVFAMVDTCCDPTDIDYVIPANDDATKSIAVVLEAMCAAIAEGSEERKLEKEKEAQEADAEGAVVKKEGKPRIKKSVKASIDAEEAAVAEVVAAVETPYEEPAAAPAEAVEAAEAVAEVAEAVAEEKAE
- the rpsI gene encoding 30S ribosomal protein S9, which produces MEVVNTVGRRKAAVARVYVKPGKGQITINRKALEVYFPLEILQYQVKQPLLATNTVENYDIVINLDGGGITGQASAARLGIARALCEIDAEMRPVLKKAGFLTRDPREVERKKPGQPGARRKFQFSKR
- the rplM gene encoding 50S ribosomal protein L13, whose protein sequence is MDSLSYKTISANASTVTKEWVVIDATNEVLGRLASQIAKILRGKNKPSYTPHVDCGDYVIVINAEKVKLTGNKMTDKVYTRHTGYPGGQRFATPADYLAKKPTFIIEKAVKGMLPKTRLGEKLLTNLKVYAGEEHPHAAQNPKTIKLNEIK
- a CDS encoding TonB family protein translates to MKRLILLIAAFAALHTAAAAERSVEIAEGPPLIDTLTAEPYLLADPMPSFNGGGTLEFCRWVQEHLRYPREAVIYGIEGHVVVSFVVEADGRVSNAEVLTSPDPTLSEAALFVVRRSPRWAPGQLDGRPVRVKLSIPIDFNLQLPGAKSPVGASLPKFQGGGLIDFKHWVLRNVEFPDKTFLSGDEGWVEVSFSVNGKGKVREVETTRFSDPDFAYRIQRTIASSPLWTPAGTDGQKRSTDFRLRFDLLLLRGPNGLYSEDNTAYTSADSLPRFCGGSPGVFREWVFRQVDSLLDPGAAVPRVRVNVRFIIERDGTMSGIKVSAPEEQSGFAKLVRLAVDKSPLWTPAVAGGEKVRFRISQILAFGREEDFGESPDSLDAMPRFENGGLAEFRRWVTQAVKFPREALEAGIQGRVLVSFVVESDGTVSSVRIIRSPDPILSREVVRALAGSPKWTPGSKNDVPVRVKYTLPVDFRVPEKPAAGQKPEFGPSSGSYTTRP
- a CDS encoding energy transducer TonB, with product MNRILLFLLAVTAAISVTASSRTDGRQTLSGEPVSFQGGDMFTFSRYVRNNLTFSGDWYQEGDIFRLTLAFRVAKNGKVKDVEVEKSSGDDSLDGEVLRIVRESTGWTARKGGAPDVRERLQMEIVLRRGTDGKLYAEDHFPYRKADTMPTFEGGGPVKFREWIAERVGDRDPDGELIDVRASLRLVIEKDGSITNLSVDDRVPAWLVERIGKALDSVPRWTPAVMQGEKVRIQAWVQLLFGKAAERAKADSPKDEDDAFLIVEQMPTFRGGDFNTFRDWVKLNVKYPADMYKQGIEGRVVATFIINRDGSLSDVKILQSPEAEFSREVLRVLGRSPKWTPGQQKGKTVRVKYTIPVDFRIPAGREYRGDGRPANPSRMGGSQITQF
- a CDS encoding sodium ion-translocating decarboxylase subunit beta, yielding MWSALTSGSNFVLESLETFVESTGVAGLFANMGWGSLVMICVAFFLLYLAIKHKFEPLLLLTIAFGMLLTNLPGANLYHTELFAGGHVHWDIFVAQAGLLDYLYLGVKLGVYPCLIFVGVGAMTDFGPLIANPKSFLLGAAAQIGIFLTFIGAYALGFSPSEAGSIGIIGGADGPTSIYLTAILAPELLGPIAVAAYSYMALVPVIQPPIMRALTTEKERKIKMRQLRPVSKTEKILFPLIITVIIALLLPSATPLVGCLMLGNLMKECGVVDRLSKTVQNELMNIVVIFLGLTVGATATAEAFLNPRTLFILLLGVIAFGMGTAGGVLLAKVMNFFSKEGNKINPLIGSAGVSAVPMAARVSQTEGQKADPSNFLLMHAMGPNVAGVVGSAVAAGILLSFLG
- a CDS encoding biotin/lipoyl-containing protein, which gives rise to MKDYSLKINGHNYNVQIDNVNETSTVAHVVVNGVDYEVEIEGAKTTSVSRPQVAPAPKSANSAMITPSSATPSPRIAAAAPSSGYSVKCPLPGTVLSVKVAAGDTIAAGQTLVVLEAMKMENNIDADRGGVVKQVLVQQGATVMEGDVLIVIE
- a CDS encoding OadG family protein, with the protein product MILQAMNWGWSEILWVSLIGFSLVFVLLVALIFIMKGFGACFRVRPETGKKVDAQPMISPEEIAAIATALKIYKGALHDRESEVLTILNIKRAYSPWNSKIHGLTQLPDRK
- a CDS encoding acyl-CoA carboxylase subunit beta, encoding MSQIQDKINQLIENRETARMGGGQKAIDKQHDKGKYTARERIQMLLDEGSFEEFDMFVTHRCYDFGMEKKHTFGDGVVTGYGTIDGRLVYVFAQDFTVTAGSLSLSMSDKICKVMDMAMRNGAPCIGMNDSGGARIQEGVNALAGYANIFQRNVMSSGVIPQISAIFGPCAGGAVYSPALTDFIIMKKETSNMFLTGPKVVKTVTGEDVTQEQLGGATMHTTKSGVAQFAVDTEEEGIELIKKLISYMPQNNMEDAPLAVCTDKITRLEDSLNDIIPDSANKPYDMAEVIKAIVDNGEYLESAAGYAKNIITCFARFNGQSVGIIANQPKYMAGVLDINASRKAARFIRFCDAFNIAIVTLVDVPGFLPGTTQEYGGVITHGAKLLFAYCEATVPKVTVTLRKAYGGAYIVMSSKHIRGDINYAWPTAEIAVMGASGAVEVLYGKEVAAITDPEEKAKFVAEKEKEYNDKFSNPYNAARYGYIDDVIEPRNTRFRVIRALQSLATKRLQNPAKKHSNIPL
- the mce gene encoding methylmalonyl-CoA epimerase: MKVSHIEHLGIAVKSLDEAIPYWENVLGLKCYAIEEVADQKVRTAFFMLGQTKIELLEPTSEESTIAKYIENRGVGIHHMALACENIEEQLADAEAKGIRLIDKTPRKGAEGMTIAFLHPKSTQGILTELCENKNK
- a CDS encoding glycosyltransferase family 4 protein, which gives rise to MKIGLDTAPVSSRGSYFQHLAKVLAHYAPEHEYVVDAKHRGRVDLYHGFSSSLPLSVHLGRVPAVMTVPNLNFLRYPHLYTLSERIIALRLYRRALRQAQRVITVSTPAREELSERLSIDPSKIEVMMPLAARVPQEPPVQAELEHTRRKYGLPESFILMLGTVEPHHNHEAVLDALPATESTAGVVICGRRTVYSDFLLNYARKRHLATRVDFIYELTPADLPALFRLARVFAYLPDARAEASIVPVVEALRAGLPMMLSDTRLNREAAGDAAVYVDPEAPGEVVAALENALCDESWRQAMRRRERRRAELFSEYAVAQRLMDIYTSL